A region from the Bacillus sp. Marseille-P3661 genome encodes:
- a CDS encoding post-transcriptional regulator, whose amino-acid sequence MIIKNSVEYYKKQVKPAIESKVEELRLLGYDRVTEEEVWDCLHKKVWKKNNVKALHEIVEDILTLKVGTYMSYITVKAYQAPDFFSEFENFK is encoded by the coding sequence ATGATTATAAAAAATTCAGTGGAATATTATAAGAAACAGGTGAAACCGGCGATTGAGAGCAAAGTGGAGGAGCTTCGTCTATTAGGATATGATCGTGTTACAGAGGAAGAGGTTTGGGATTGTTTACATAAAAAAGTATGGAAAAAGAACAATGTAAAAGCATTGCATGAAATAGTGGAGGATATCCTAACATTAAAAGTAGGTACATATATGAGTTATATAACCGTTAAAGCATACCAAGCGCCGGATTTCTTTAGTGAATTTGAAAACTTTAAGTAA
- the spoVB gene encoding stage V sporulation protein B — protein sequence MSKFKQSFLQGTLILIIAGLITRFLGFVNRIVVARIMGEEGVGLYMMAVPTLVLTITLTQMGLPVAISKLVAEADTNGDRTKIKKILVVSLSITGVLSIIFTTGLILFAPFISNTLLTDSRAYYPLIAISPIVPIVALSSVLRGYFQGLQNMRPAAYSQVIEQIVRICLVAVMTKALLPYGVEFAAAGAIASAVLGELASLIYVFAMFKMKKRIRIRKKFFIQIKSGKQTLGELLTIALPTTGSRLIGSLSYFFEPIVVSQSLAIAGVTTVMATKQYGELTGYVIPLLLLPSFVTTSLSVSLVPAISEAAAKGKTLVIEHRLQQAMRLALVTGGLSVVVLYVFASPIMELMYNSSKSAVFVQLMAPFFIFSYFQGPLQATLQALNLARAAMINSLIGAFVKITAIFIFASRPELGIMGVALAIILGILLVTLLHFATVVKTISYTFYVKDYIKSLFTMIISGSIGALAFKYLLFNLPLSYRTLLAIIITTIIYILMLILLKLVHKREISRIPIIGPKLAALIPGSTTIK from the coding sequence ATGTCTAAGTTTAAGCAAAGTTTTTTGCAAGGAACTTTAATACTAATTATAGCAGGATTAATTACCCGTTTCTTAGGATTCGTAAATCGAATTGTAGTTGCTCGGATCATGGGTGAAGAAGGCGTCGGTCTTTATATGATGGCCGTGCCAACATTAGTATTAACAATCACCTTAACCCAAATGGGATTGCCTGTCGCTATTTCCAAGCTCGTTGCGGAGGCAGACACGAATGGCGATCGAACCAAAATAAAAAAAATCCTTGTTGTTTCTTTATCTATTACTGGAGTATTAAGTATTATTTTTACAACAGGATTAATACTGTTTGCTCCATTTATCTCGAATACATTATTAACTGATTCAAGAGCCTATTACCCATTAATTGCAATTTCGCCAATTGTACCGATTGTAGCATTGTCATCTGTATTAAGAGGCTATTTTCAAGGCTTACAAAACATGCGCCCTGCTGCGTACTCACAAGTAATAGAACAAATTGTTCGAATTTGTTTAGTTGCTGTCATGACCAAAGCACTACTTCCATATGGAGTTGAATTTGCAGCTGCAGGAGCTATTGCTTCCGCTGTGCTTGGAGAGCTCGCATCACTCATTTATGTATTTGCAATGTTCAAAATGAAAAAACGAATTCGAATTAGAAAAAAGTTCTTCATACAAATTAAGTCAGGTAAACAAACATTAGGAGAACTATTAACAATTGCTTTACCAACAACAGGGAGCCGTTTAATCGGCTCACTCTCATATTTCTTTGAGCCTATCGTAGTTTCCCAAAGCTTAGCCATTGCGGGCGTTACAACTGTTATGGCCACCAAGCAATATGGAGAATTGACGGGTTATGTAATTCCCTTATTATTATTACCATCGTTTGTAACGACTTCATTATCAGTTTCCCTAGTTCCAGCGATAAGTGAAGCGGCTGCAAAAGGGAAAACGTTAGTGATCGAACACCGTCTACAACAAGCAATGCGTTTAGCGTTAGTCACTGGCGGACTTTCAGTTGTTGTACTTTATGTATTTGCTTCCCCTATTATGGAACTCATGTATAATTCTAGTAAATCAGCTGTCTTTGTACAATTAATGGCACCTTTTTTCATTTTTTCTTATTTCCAAGGGCCATTGCAAGCAACATTACAGGCCCTTAATTTAGCAAGAGCAGCTATGATTAATAGCTTAATTGGAGCGTTTGTAAAAATTACAGCAATATTTATTTTTGCATCCCGTCCTGAGCTTGGAATAATGGGTGTAGCATTAGCGATTATTCTCGGTATACTCTTAGTAACTCTACTACATTTTGCAACAGTAGTAAAAACAATTAGCTATACTTTTTATGTAAAAGACTATATTAAAAGTTTATTTACAATGATAATTTCCGGCTCTATTGGTGCGTTAGCATTTAAATATTTATTATTTAACTTACCGTTATCATATCGAACACTACTTGCCATTATCATAACAACAATTATTTACATTCTAATGCTGATATTATTAAAATTGGTTCATAAACGAGAAATCAGTCGAATTCCTATTATAGGACCAAAACTAGCAGCACTTATTCCTGGTTCAACTACCATAAAATAA
- the secDF gene encoding protein translocase subunit SecDF, which yields MVKRGRIVAFFLIVLLFASTMGLTVNGILSNIKLGLDLQGGFEVLYEVKPINENQEVDRDLLLNTVSALNKRINVIGVSEPNIQIEGEDRIRVQLAGVDDEEKARELLSTQAKLSFRDVFDNKLLDGADLQEGGAAQSFDDKNQPIVTLTLKDADQFGQVTEQIKNMAPNNYLVIWLDFVEGSDSFANESQKMATGEEPKYLSAATVNEVLNTKNVMISGNFTVEEAKQLADLLNAGSLPVELTEIFSTSVGAQFGEKSLEQTVFAGIIGIALIFIFMLIYYRFPGAIAIVTLSIYIYLILLVFDWMNAVLTLPGIAALILGVGMAVDANIITNERIRDELKSGKSLMSAFRAGNRRSFATILDANLTTILAAGVLFYFGTSSVKGFATMLIVSILLSFITAVFGSRLLLGLWINSRTLNKKVSWFGVKPSEIRDISEVNEDEIYVDGLFAKVDFVKHSKKFFILSGILTITGLLVLLISGLNLGIDFASGTRVDIMANQPLTKETIEEEFKSLNFEVKDITIAGDNSDMAVARFIGMFSKEEVANVKAHFAELYGSEPSIGTVSPTVGKELARNAFIAVMIASVGIVLYVSIRFEIYFALAAIIALLHDAFFIIAFFSLTRLEVDLTFIAAVLTIVGYSINDTIVTFDRIRENMKLKKRIKTYDDLAEIVNKSLIQTFTRSINTVLTVIFAAGALYIFGSEAIRNFSFALLVGLIAGAYSSLFIAAQLWLVWKSKTLGKQKTKVAEVNPEPEV from the coding sequence ATGGTCAAAAGAGGACGCATTGTCGCTTTTTTTCTTATCGTCCTGCTGTTTGCAAGTACGATGGGACTTACCGTCAATGGGATTTTGAGTAATATAAAGCTAGGCCTTGATTTGCAAGGTGGATTTGAAGTTTTATATGAAGTAAAACCAATTAATGAAAATCAAGAGGTAGATCGGGATTTATTACTAAATACGGTAAGTGCGTTAAATAAACGTATTAATGTTATAGGAGTAAGTGAACCGAATATTCAAATCGAAGGAGAAGACCGGATTCGAGTTCAGCTTGCAGGTGTAGATGATGAGGAAAAGGCTCGTGAGCTTCTTTCAACTCAAGCAAAGCTTTCATTTAGAGATGTTTTCGATAATAAACTATTAGACGGAGCTGATTTACAAGAAGGTGGTGCAGCTCAATCATTTGATGATAAAAATCAACCTATTGTTACGCTTACGCTAAAAGATGCGGATCAATTTGGACAAGTTACTGAGCAAATTAAAAATATGGCACCGAATAATTATCTAGTTATTTGGCTGGATTTTGTGGAGGGTTCAGACTCTTTTGCAAATGAATCACAAAAAATGGCAACTGGTGAAGAACCAAAATATTTATCAGCGGCAACTGTGAACGAGGTCCTTAATACGAAAAATGTCATGATTTCTGGCAACTTTACTGTTGAAGAAGCTAAACAGCTAGCAGACTTACTAAATGCAGGTTCACTGCCTGTTGAGTTAACAGAAATATTCTCAACATCAGTGGGTGCCCAATTTGGTGAAAAATCTCTAGAACAAACAGTGTTTGCGGGAATTATCGGGATAGCATTAATTTTCATCTTTATGTTGATATATTATCGTTTTCCAGGTGCGATTGCGATTGTAACGCTAAGCATTTATATATACCTGATCCTTTTAGTATTTGATTGGATGAATGCGGTTTTAACCTTGCCAGGTATAGCTGCCTTAATACTAGGAGTTGGTATGGCAGTTGACGCCAATATTATTACAAATGAACGGATAAGAGATGAACTAAAAAGCGGTAAATCGCTAATGTCAGCTTTTCGTGCTGGAAATCGGCGTTCTTTTGCTACAATTTTAGATGCAAACTTAACCACAATACTAGCTGCAGGTGTATTGTTTTACTTTGGTACAAGCTCTGTAAAAGGTTTTGCTACAATGCTTATTGTCAGTATTTTGTTAAGCTTTATCACAGCAGTATTTGGTTCACGCTTATTATTAGGATTATGGATTAATAGTCGTACTCTAAATAAAAAAGTGAGCTGGTTTGGTGTTAAGCCGAGTGAAATTCGTGATATTAGTGAAGTCAACGAAGATGAGATCTATGTTGATGGACTGTTTGCAAAAGTAGATTTTGTAAAACATAGTAAAAAATTCTTTATTCTCTCAGGTATACTAACGATTACTGGTTTACTTGTATTATTAATTAGCGGATTAAATCTTGGCATTGACTTTGCAAGTGGTACTCGGGTTGATATCATGGCAAATCAGCCTTTAACAAAGGAAACAATTGAGGAAGAATTTAAAAGTTTAAATTTTGAAGTAAAAGATATAACCATTGCTGGTGATAATAGCGACATGGCAGTGGCTCGTTTTATCGGTATGTTTTCTAAGGAAGAAGTAGCTAATGTTAAAGCACATTTTGCTGAGTTATATGGTTCAGAGCCTAGCATAGGAACTGTTTCTCCAACGGTAGGTAAAGAATTAGCACGCAATGCGTTTATTGCGGTAATGATCGCGTCTGTTGGAATTGTTTTATATGTTTCAATTCGATTTGAAATTTATTTCGCGCTTGCAGCGATTATCGCATTATTACATGATGCATTCTTTATTATTGCGTTCTTCAGCTTGACTAGACTTGAAGTAGACTTAACTTTTATAGCAGCAGTCTTAACAATTGTTGGTTATTCGATCAATGATACGATTGTTACGTTTGACCGAATTCGTGAAAATATGAAGTTAAAAAAGCGTATTAAAACGTATGACGATCTAGCGGAAATTGTGAATAAAAGTTTAATACAAACCTTTACCCGCTCAATTAACACCGTTCTAACAGTAATTTTTGCGGCTGGTGCACTTTATATTTTTGGAAGTGAAGCCATTCGTAACTTCTCATTTGCACTATTAGTAGGTTTAATTGCTGGTGCATATTCATCATTATTTATTGCTGCACAGCTATGGCTTGTTTGGAAAAGTAAGACGCTAGGTAAACAGAAAACCAAAGTGGCTGAAGTGAATCCAGAGCCTGAAGTTTAG
- a CDS encoding RelA/SpoT family protein: MANEQVLTIEHVIELASRYLSDEDVAFVESAYKYAEWAHRDQYRKSGEPYIIHPIQVAGILAELEMDPVTVSAGFLHDVVEDTEVTLKDLEDNFNHEVAMLVDGVTKLGKIKYKSKEAQQAENHRKMFIAMAQDIRVILIKLADRLHNMRTLKHLPPEKQRRISNETLEIFAPLAHRLGISTIKWELEDTALRYLNPQQYYRIVNLMKNKRAERENQVREVIAEIRKRLEEVHLEADISGRPKHIYSIYRKMALQNKQFNEIYDLLAVRVLVESIKDCYAVLGVIHTCWKPMPGRFKDYIAMPKANMYQSLHTTVIGPKGDPLEVQIRTTEMHQIAEYGIAAHWAYKEGKQIQSDQKDLQEKLTWFREILEWQNDTNDAEEFMESLKIDLFSDMVFVFTPKGDVYELPRGSVPIDFSYRVHTEIGNKTIGAKVNGKMVPLDYVLKTGDIVEILTSKHSYGPSQDWLKITQTSQAKNKIRQFFKKQRREENVEKGKDLVEKEILKHDIELKEVCTPDNLKRVAEKFNFANEEDMYAAVGYNGITAAQIATRLTEKIRKKRGQELEAKLLETVSEVKSLPPSKKKDAGVRVKGVDNLLVRLSKCCNPVPGDDIVGFITKGRGVSVHRADCPNIHTEEAKERLLPVEWEGGGDDGKSYNVDIEITGFDRRGLLNEVLQVVNEAKTNITAVSGRTDRNKMVTINMSISIRNVNHLQKIADRIKQISDVYAVRRIMQ; encoded by the coding sequence ATGGCAAATGAACAAGTACTCACAATTGAACACGTAATAGAACTTGCAAGCCGCTACCTTTCTGATGAAGATGTAGCGTTTGTTGAATCTGCTTATAAATATGCTGAGTGGGCACATCGCGATCAATACCGCAAGTCAGGGGAACCGTATATCATTCACCCTATACAAGTTGCAGGTATTTTAGCAGAGTTAGAAATGGATCCGGTTACTGTTTCTGCTGGTTTCTTACACGACGTTGTTGAAGATACGGAAGTAACGTTAAAAGACCTGGAAGATAACTTTAATCATGAAGTTGCTATGCTTGTCGACGGTGTCACAAAGTTAGGTAAAATAAAATATAAGTCCAAAGAAGCACAGCAAGCTGAAAACCATCGTAAAATGTTTATTGCTATGGCGCAAGACATTCGGGTCATTTTAATTAAACTTGCTGATCGGCTTCATAATATGAGGACTTTAAAACATTTGCCACCAGAAAAGCAACGACGTATTTCAAACGAAACTTTGGAGATTTTTGCTCCTCTTGCACATCGATTAGGGATTTCCACAATTAAGTGGGAATTAGAAGATACAGCGTTGAGATATTTAAATCCTCAACAATATTATCGTATTGTTAATTTGATGAAAAATAAACGTGCTGAACGAGAAAATCAAGTACGAGAAGTAATCGCAGAAATACGAAAAAGACTAGAAGAAGTACATTTGGAAGCAGATATCTCTGGTCGCCCCAAACATATATATAGCATATATCGCAAAATGGCCTTGCAAAATAAACAATTTAATGAAATATATGATCTACTTGCTGTTAGGGTGTTGGTTGAAAGCATAAAAGATTGCTACGCAGTACTTGGAGTTATTCATACATGCTGGAAACCTATGCCTGGCCGTTTTAAAGATTATATTGCTATGCCAAAGGCAAATATGTATCAATCGTTGCATACAACTGTAATTGGTCCCAAAGGTGACCCATTAGAGGTTCAAATTAGAACAACTGAAATGCATCAAATTGCAGAGTATGGGATTGCTGCACATTGGGCTTATAAAGAAGGAAAACAAATTCAATCTGATCAGAAGGATCTACAAGAAAAGTTAACTTGGTTCCGTGAAATTTTAGAATGGCAAAATGATACAAATGATGCCGAAGAATTTATGGAATCATTAAAAATTGATTTGTTCTCTGACATGGTTTTTGTTTTCACGCCTAAAGGTGATGTATACGAATTACCAAGAGGCTCCGTACCGATTGATTTTTCGTATCGTGTTCATACTGAAATTGGCAATAAGACGATTGGGGCAAAGGTTAACGGAAAAATGGTGCCGTTAGACTATGTTTTAAAAACGGGTGATATCGTTGAAATATTAACATCTAAACATTCTTATGGACCTTCGCAGGATTGGTTGAAAATTACACAAACCTCTCAGGCTAAGAATAAAATCAGACAATTCTTCAAGAAACAACGACGAGAAGAAAATGTTGAAAAAGGAAAAGATCTCGTTGAAAAAGAAATATTAAAGCATGATATTGAACTTAAGGAAGTTTGTACACCGGATAATTTAAAGAGAGTTGCTGAAAAGTTTAACTTTGCTAACGAAGAAGATATGTATGCTGCCGTTGGCTATAATGGTATAACTGCAGCTCAAATTGCTACAAGATTAACCGAGAAAATCCGTAAAAAACGCGGTCAAGAATTAGAAGCAAAATTGCTAGAAACAGTTTCCGAAGTAAAAAGTTTACCGCCTAGCAAGAAAAAGGATGCTGGAGTACGTGTAAAGGGAGTAGATAATCTGCTTGTCCGCTTATCCAAATGCTGTAATCCAGTTCCAGGTGATGATATTGTCGGCTTTATTACAAAGGGTCGCGGAGTTTCTGTTCATCGAGCTGATTGTCCTAATATTCACACAGAAGAAGCAAAAGAACGGTTACTTCCTGTAGAATGGGAAGGCGGGGGTGATGATGGTAAATCATATAATGTCGATATTGAAATTACTGGTTTTGACCGTCGAGGCCTATTGAATGAAGTTCTTCAGGTAGTGAACGAAGCTAAAACAAATATAACAGCCGTTTCTGGAAGAACAGATCGCAATAAAATGGTGACCATTAATATGTCGATTTCGATCCGAAATGTAAACCATTTACAAAAAATAGCTGATAGAATCAAGCAAATCTCTGACGTTTACGCTGTGCGAAGAATTATGCAGTAG
- a CDS encoding adenine phosphoribosyltransferase gives MDFKEHIAIVEDWPKEGIRFKDITPLMSNGKAYKGAVDEIVKFAKEKDVDLIVGPEARGFIVGCPVAYALEIGFAPVRKEGKLPREVIRVDYGLEYGKDVLTMHKDAIKPGQRVLITDDLLATGGTMDATIQLVEELGGVVVGLAFLVELTYLDGRSKLKGHDVLTLMQY, from the coding sequence ATGGATTTTAAAGAACATATTGCAATTGTAGAGGATTGGCCAAAAGAAGGAATTAGATTTAAGGACATCACACCATTAATGAGTAATGGAAAAGCATACAAGGGTGCTGTTGATGAAATTGTAAAATTTGCAAAGGAAAAGGACGTTGATCTTATAGTTGGCCCTGAAGCCCGCGGCTTTATTGTGGGTTGTCCGGTTGCGTACGCACTCGAAATTGGCTTTGCCCCTGTTCGAAAAGAAGGAAAATTACCGCGTGAGGTTATCCGAGTTGATTATGGTTTAGAGTACGGTAAGGATGTTTTAACAATGCATAAAGATGCCATTAAACCTGGACAACGTGTACTAATAACAGATGATTTATTAGCTACTGGTGGTACAATGGATGCAACTATTCAATTAGTTGAGGAATTAGGAGGCGTAGTAGTAGGACTAGCGTTTTTAGTTGAATTAACCTATCTAGATGGCCGTTCTAAATTAAAAGGGCATGATGTCCTTACATTAATGCAATATTAA
- the recJ gene encoding single-stranded-DNA-specific exonuclease RecJ — MLQSKTRWNIIQNDDQKVQALSKELGISPLVARLLVNRQIDTVAEARSFLNVNAEEFHDPFLLDSMDITIKRIETAIQNEEKILVFGDYDADGVSSTTVMLRALREKGANADFYIPNRFTEGYGPNENAFRWAKSEGFTLIITVDTGISAVNEAKMAKEIGLDLIITDHHEPPPELPDAYSIIHPRKPGGNYPFGELAGVGVAFKVAHALLGSLPTHLLQFAVIGTIADLVPLKDENRLISKLGLKALQNTSNLGIRALLSISGMEDKEINEETIGFTIGPRINAVGRLESADPAVELLMTSSAEEAQMIAQEIDAINRDRQQIVSAITEEAILDVEVNYPPEKNKVLVLAKEGWNAGVIGIVASRLVEKYYRPTIVLSIDREKGLAKGSARSIEGFDLFENLSKCRDILPHFGGHTMAAGMTLELEDVEDLRSRLNQLADEVLTEEDFIPLTHVELNCSLAEISLATIEEMGLLAPFGVGNPKPLVCLEDISLKQMRKIGSQMNHLKLIFEEDGHHLDGIGFGCGHLADEISPLSQVSVIGELSINEWNGLRKPQFMIKDAAVNSWQLFDCRGNKDIKKQLDTMDQEKLVVVAFHEQTIARLNLNDRKDRIKLLVDDEAIKSIKVLNHHLVLLDLPNEKKRLKQLFIQAMPDRIYAIFDHNEDHFFSTLPTRDHFKWFYSFLLKQQTFNVKQYADALSKKKGWSKETIHFMTKVFLELEFVTINNSVISLIEKPKKRDFTESRTYKLKQELLQMENELVYSSYQSLKDWFDGISSFSRKHEEEVF; from the coding sequence TTGTTACAATCAAAAACTCGTTGGAACATAATCCAAAATGATGATCAAAAGGTACAAGCTCTTTCAAAGGAGTTAGGAATTTCACCATTAGTTGCTAGATTACTAGTAAATCGTCAAATTGATACGGTTGCGGAAGCACGTTCATTTTTAAATGTTAATGCAGAAGAATTTCATGATCCATTTTTGTTGGACTCAATGGATATAACAATAAAAAGAATTGAAACAGCTATTCAAAATGAGGAGAAAATCCTTGTTTTCGGAGATTATGATGCAGATGGTGTTTCCAGTACAACAGTTATGTTACGAGCGCTTAGAGAAAAAGGTGCAAATGCTGATTTCTATATTCCTAATCGCTTTACTGAAGGATATGGACCAAATGAAAATGCATTTCGTTGGGCTAAAAGCGAGGGCTTCACATTAATTATTACTGTTGATACAGGTATCTCTGCTGTTAATGAAGCGAAAATGGCTAAAGAAATTGGGCTTGATCTTATTATTACAGATCATCACGAGCCACCCCCAGAACTTCCGGATGCTTATTCAATTATTCATCCTCGAAAACCAGGTGGAAACTATCCTTTTGGAGAATTAGCTGGGGTGGGAGTTGCATTTAAGGTTGCACATGCCTTATTGGGAAGTTTGCCGACGCACTTACTTCAATTTGCAGTAATTGGCACAATTGCCGATTTAGTCCCTCTAAAGGATGAGAATCGTCTGATCTCAAAATTAGGATTAAAAGCACTTCAAAATACTAGTAATCTTGGGATTAGGGCATTGCTTTCGATTTCAGGTATGGAAGATAAAGAGATTAATGAAGAAACGATAGGCTTTACGATCGGTCCTAGAATTAATGCGGTTGGTCGCCTAGAATCTGCGGATCCAGCTGTAGAGTTATTGATGACTAGCTCTGCTGAAGAAGCTCAAATGATAGCACAAGAAATTGATGCAATTAATCGTGATCGTCAACAGATTGTTTCTGCTATTACTGAAGAAGCGATTCTTGATGTGGAAGTTAATTATCCGCCGGAGAAAAATAAGGTTCTCGTATTAGCTAAAGAAGGATGGAACGCAGGCGTAATTGGAATCGTTGCCTCAAGGCTTGTTGAGAAATATTACCGCCCAACGATTGTTTTAAGTATTGATCGTGAAAAAGGTTTAGCAAAAGGTTCAGCCCGAAGTATTGAAGGTTTTGACCTTTTTGAAAATTTGTCTAAATGCCGTGACATTCTTCCTCATTTTGGTGGGCATACTATGGCTGCAGGAATGACACTAGAGCTTGAAGATGTTGAAGATTTACGCTCGCGTTTAAATCAATTAGCTGACGAAGTTTTAACAGAGGAAGATTTTATTCCGTTAACACATGTTGAATTAAACTGTTCGTTAGCAGAGATTAGCTTGGCAACGATTGAAGAAATGGGTCTGCTAGCACCATTTGGTGTTGGGAATCCCAAACCGCTAGTATGCTTAGAAGACATCTCTTTAAAACAAATGCGTAAGATTGGTAGTCAGATGAATCATCTGAAATTAATATTTGAAGAAGATGGACATCATCTTGATGGCATTGGTTTCGGCTGTGGTCATTTAGCTGATGAAATTTCACCATTGTCACAAGTTAGTGTAATTGGGGAACTTAGTATTAATGAATGGAATGGCTTAAGAAAGCCACAATTCATGATTAAGGATGCTGCTGTTAATTCATGGCAGTTGTTTGATTGCCGTGGAAATAAAGATATTAAGAAACAACTCGATACAATGGATCAAGAAAAACTTGTAGTTGTAGCATTTCATGAGCAAACCATTGCTAGGTTAAATCTGAATGATAGGAAAGATCGTATAAAACTGTTAGTAGATGATGAAGCTATAAAAAGTATAAAAGTTTTAAATCATCACTTAGTGTTATTGGATTTACCAAATGAAAAAAAACGTTTAAAGCAGTTGTTTATTCAAGCAATGCCTGATCGTATTTATGCTATTTTCGATCACAATGAAGATCATTTTTTTAGTACACTGCCAACTAGAGATCATTTTAAATGGTTTTATAGCTTTTTACTAAAACAACAAACCTTTAATGTTAAGCAATATGCAGATGCCCTGTCAAAGAAAAAAGGATGGTCAAAGGAGACTATTCACTTTATGACAAAGGTGTTTTTAGAATTAGAATTTGTTACAATAAACAATAGTGTAATCTCACTTATTGAAAAGCCTAAGAAAAGAGACTTTACAGAATCGAGAACATATAAGCTTAAACAGGAATTACTACAAATGGAAAATGAACTTGTTTACTCTTCCTATCAATCATTAAAAGATTGGTTCGATGGAATAAGCAGTTTTTCGCGTAAACATGAGGAGGAAGTTTTTTAA
- a CDS encoding cation diffusion facilitator family transporter has translation MDTKERFRKAEFAAMVGVVGNIVLAIVKGVLGVLGNSRALIADAAHSGSDVLGSVAVFVGLRAAKQPPDEDHPYGHGKAESIAAIIVAVLLFIVGIEIGRSAVEAFFQPIEPPNMLAVYGALISIITKEIMFQYKFRLGKKIKSDAIIVNAYEHRSDVYSSIAALIGIGFALLGGRLDISWLTYADPLAGLFVAVLILKMAWRLGAESIHTTLDHVLPEEETIELREVVNSVPEVKKITELLAREHGHYVIVDIKVSVDPFMTVEEGHLVGKKVKAKLLEVSNVQDVMVHINPYSED, from the coding sequence TTGGACACGAAAGAACGTTTTAGGAAAGCCGAATTTGCTGCAATGGTTGGAGTGGTAGGTAATATAGTACTAGCCATAGTGAAGGGTGTACTAGGAGTCTTAGGTAATAGCCGTGCCTTAATTGCTGATGCGGCTCATTCAGGTTCAGATGTACTCGGTTCTGTTGCGGTGTTTGTTGGCTTACGTGCAGCTAAACAGCCCCCAGATGAAGATCATCCATACGGCCATGGTAAGGCCGAGTCGATAGCAGCTATTATAGTAGCGGTATTGCTCTTTATCGTTGGGATTGAAATAGGCAGGTCTGCCGTCGAAGCATTTTTTCAGCCGATTGAGCCCCCTAATATGTTGGCGGTATATGGAGCGTTAATTTCAATCATAACAAAAGAGATAATGTTTCAATATAAATTTAGGTTGGGTAAAAAGATCAAAAGCGATGCTATTATTGTAAATGCATACGAACATCGCTCCGATGTATATTCATCTATTGCTGCTTTGATTGGAATTGGATTTGCCCTATTAGGTGGGCGTTTAGATATTTCATGGCTTACGTACGCTGATCCTCTTGCAGGGTTATTTGTTGCTGTACTAATCTTAAAAATGGCTTGGAGATTAGGTGCTGAATCTATACACACTACGTTAGATCATGTTTTACCAGAAGAAGAGACAATAGAATTAAGAGAAGTAGTTAACTCTGTCCCAGAGGTAAAAAAAATAACAGAGCTACTTGCACGAGAGCATGGCCATTACGTGATTGTGGATATTAAGGTCTCGGTCGATCCGTTTATGACTGTAGAAGAAGGCCATTTGGTAGGAAAAAAAGTAAAAGCAAAATTACTGGAAGTCAGTAACGTTCAAGACGTAATGGTGCATATCAATCCCTATTCAGAGGATTAA
- a CDS encoding LapA family protein yields the protein MRIQWNLLLALMFALIIAIFAVVNVESVKVQYVFGTTELPLIIVIIGSALAGGIFVGSVGLFRLFLLGRQLKASQKENFTLNKRVEELEGMLTSNQDKEHEKINEEIGLNKENLSEETTTNKEI from the coding sequence ATGAGAATACAGTGGAATTTATTATTAGCGTTAATGTTCGCATTAATTATCGCCATTTTTGCAGTAGTAAATGTTGAATCTGTTAAAGTTCAATACGTGTTTGGAACAACAGAGTTACCGCTAATAATAGTAATCATTGGATCTGCTCTTGCGGGGGGAATCTTCGTCGGATCAGTGGGGTTATTTAGGTTGTTTTTGTTAGGTCGACAGCTGAAAGCATCACAGAAAGAAAATTTTACTCTAAATAAGCGAGTAGAAGAACTTGAGGGAATGTTAACCAGTAACCAGGATAAAGAACATGAAAAAATAAACGAAGAAATTGGATTAAATAAAGAAAATCTATCAGAAGAAACAACAACAAATAAGGAAATATAA